CCCGGCCCTCGACCACGCTCCGGCCTCCGGGCAGCCGCAGCAGCCATTCGGGATGGCGTCTGGCGATCGCGCTACCGGGCTGCAGCATCAGGCCGTACTCGAACCAGGCCCCAGTCCTCAACCCCTGGCGGTGGGCCTGCCGAATCGCCTCGCGCAGTGGATCCGTCCAGGGTGGCACATAGGCGGGGTTGGAGGGGCCGTGGCGGCTGGGGAAGAACGGCCCGCCCAGGCCGTAGACGCCGAAGTACACCTCGTTGTAGCCGGAGGTTGCCACCCCGTGCAGCACCTCGTCCAGCGTGCCCGTATGGTGAAACAGGGCGCCCCCGTGCTGCGAGATGAACACCGCGCGCGTGTGCCGCGAGGGTACAGCCGGGTGGTCCGGGGCGTTATGCAGAAAGGGGGTGGCTGTCACGGCCAGTGCCAGCGTGATGGGGATGGCCAGGCGACGAAGCCGCACGGCCGATTGTGGGGCAGCGGGGGGAATGGAGCTCATCCGCACGGGCTAAGCGCAACCCCGAAACCGTCGAGGGGGTGCCGTTTGCAACGGAAGTCAAAGCCTCCAAACACCCGGTCGCGATTCCAGACGTGTTCACATCGGAAAATTTTTAGCGCCAAGCGTCCGCAGTCGATGGGGTGGAGGATGGTGGCGGTTTTCATGTCAATCCATCACTTACCCTCCATCCCGACCATCCTGACAACAGGGGCCCTCGTGCTCCGCTTCGACGATGTCAGCGCTGCCGATAGGCCGGGCACGCACAGACCGACCGATCGCCCTGTGCGTCTGGCCGTTTTTGCCTCTCGCGCTGCCTGCCGAGAAACGAATCCTTCGCGGGGCGGGTGACCGCTTGCGGGCCAGCCTAAGATCGCCTGAAGGCAGCGTTCTTTTGCCGCGCTGCTCGAACTGTGTCCAAAAGGGTTACTTTTTGTTTTGGGCCGGGTAAGCGAGGGAGGGCTGCTTGCCCGTGTGGCAATCCAGCGCTCGAGCGGTTCGATCATCCTTCGGCATACGCACCCCACCAGGTGCGTGGATCCCCGGTGAGGGTTTCTCGTGAGCAACCACAGCGCAGCGCAGGCGTGTCCGGCCTGCGGACGCACCGCACCCGCAGCCGGCCCTTGCGCGCAGTGCGGCGCAGACTTAGGTGCTTTGCAGGCCCTTTGGCGATTGCCATCCGTCCCAACCCCTTCCCCGCCTCGACCGCCAGGATGGCTTCGCCCGTGGGGCGCCCCCTTGGCCCTGGGGCTGACGATCGGGCTGCTGGCCGGTTTCCCTATCGGGCGGGGCTGGGCGAGCGGCCCCCCACAGGACCGTGTGGCCGAGGCCAATCGAACGCCTCAGCCCCCAGCCCTCGTGGAAGGAGTGGCAACGCCCACCCCATTGGCGACGCGGGACCTTCCGGTAGCGGCGATCGCCCCGGTCGGCGAACCGCGGCTGTATCGGGTGGTGCCCGGTGACACCCTCAGCGCCCTGGCGCTAGCCGCGTATGGGGACGAAGAGCGCTATGACTGGCTGATGCACGCCAACCCCGGGATAAGGCCGCGCGCCCTCCAGGTGGGAAGCCTGCTGAGAATTCCTCCGGCCCCGCCACCCTCCGCTGTCCCCCCTGCCATCAGGAGCATTCCATGAGCCTCGCCATCGGCATCGATCTCGGCACGACGAACAGCGTCGGCGCCTTCAAATTTGCCTCGCTGGAGGTCGTTACGGCCCCTGACAACGCCCCGCCCGAGCGGGTGCTCACACGCTCGGCCGTGGCCTATACGCCAGAGGGGGCGCGCGTCGGCCAGGAGGCGATGGCCCAGCTGGTGGCTGCCCCGGAGCGCGTGGTGGTCTCGGTCAAACGCATCGTGGGACGAGGGCACGCAGAACCAGCCGTGCAGGACTACCTGAAGCGTTTCGGTCACCTGAAGGTCGAGGCTCCGGAGGGAGGGACCGACCAGGGGCTCGCCATCCGAATGGGCAATCAGTGTCTCGCCCCGGAAGACGTCTCGGCTGCCATTCTGGCCAAGGTGCTCGCGAATGCCCAGACCTACCTGGCGAACGCCGGACGCCCAGGGGTGGCCATTTCCCGCGCGGTGGTGACGGTTCCAGCTTACTTCAACGACAAGCAACGCCATGCGACCCGCATTGCCGGGACGCGGGCTGGGTTGCAGCAAGTGGAACTGCTGCCGGAACCCACCGCCGCCGCCATTTCCTATGCCCACGACGCCGGGGATGCTCTGACCATTCTCGTCTACGACTTCGGTGGGGGAACCTTTGATGCCTCGCTGATCACGGCTGCAGAGAACACGTTTATCGAAAGCGCGAAGGCGGGTGACCTCTGGCTCGGAGGCAACGATGTGGATCTGGCCCTGGAGGCGCACGTGTTGCAGGTCGTGGCCCGAGAGGAGGGCGTTGCCGACATTCAGCGGCTGATCACGCGCTTGCCCGAAGGACACCGGCGGCGGTTCACCGCTGACCTGCGGCAGGCTGTCGAGCAAGCCAAGATCGCCCTCAGTGGGGTCGAACGCACCATGGTCAGCCCTGCCACGCCCCTGCTCGATGAGAGCGGTATGCAAATCTTGATTGAGGTGCCGCTGACCCGCGCGGACCTGGAGACCCACATTGCCTCGCTGGTGGATCGGACCGTGGTGATTTGCCAGCAGATGCTGACGGAGGCCAATTTTCCGCTGGAAGCCCTGGACCGGGTGCTGCTGGTCGGTGGTTCGGCTCAGATTCCGCTCGTGCAAAAACGGATGCGCGCCGCTTTCGGCGACCGGGTGGTGGTTCACCCTCGCCCCATGACCGCCGTGGCCGAAGGCGCTGCCATCGTGGCAGCCGGACTGGTCGAGAAAGTGGGCACGGTCTCGCGTGACTACTTCATCCGCCTCATCGACAATCCTCGTCACTGTGTGGTTGCGCGCAATGAGGTGCTGCCGGTGCGCAGCAGCCACACCTTCGTCACGGTGGCGGACGGGCAGCGCCTGCTTCATTTGCGCTTTTTCAATCACGACCATGTCGCTGGTCTGGATGAGCCGATCGGGGACATGTGGCTTGGGCTCGACAAGGCCTATCCGAAAGGCACCGAGGTGCTCGCCCTGTTCGACCTGGATGAAACCTGCAGCGTTCTCCAGATCACCGCGAGCCTGAAACACAATCCGGCGGTCAAGGTCAGCCGCACATTTTCCCGAGGCAAGGCCGACGAGGCCATTTATCAGGAGCTGGACGGCCTGCTGAAGCAGCTCGGAGATGGCAGTTTCACCCAGGTGGGCGTCGAACGCGGGTTGGACATTGCGGTGGACGTCGTGCAACGCGCGAACCAGGTGGTCGACGAACGCACCGACCAGGTGCGCCCGGAGGCCCTTGCTGCCTCGCAGGGAGCTGTGAAAAAGCTGCGCCAGTTCGTCTCGCCCACCATCAACGAGGCGGAATTGGCACGCAACATGCTCCGGCGCCTGCTTTCGTTCGCGGAGGACATGCTGCCGGCCCCCACGCGAAAACAGGCAGACGACCTGATTGAGCGCTTCGAAGTCGCGCTTGAGGAGGCGGATGAGCCTGCCCTGAAGCGCCTGACCGAGGAAACCGAACGGCTGCTGGAGGGGCTCCCTCCGGAGGTCCGGTTGGTCTGGGCGGCCTTGGAGAGTTGCAGACACGCCAGCCAGGTCAACCCCCAACAGGCCGCGGCTTATCATCGGCAGCTAGAGGAGCTGCGCGACGCGGTTCGGCAGGGACGGGGAGACGAAGCCTTGAGGCTGTTCAAGGTGTTGAGCGAGGCCGCGGGCAATGCCCGCGAGGATGACACGCAGGTCATCACCGACATCGGTCGAGCCCGG
The DNA window shown above is from Candidatus Sericytochromatia bacterium and carries:
- a CDS encoding Hsp70 family protein, coding for MSLAIGIDLGTTNSVGAFKFASLEVVTAPDNAPPERVLTRSAVAYTPEGARVGQEAMAQLVAAPERVVVSVKRIVGRGHAEPAVQDYLKRFGHLKVEAPEGGTDQGLAIRMGNQCLAPEDVSAAILAKVLANAQTYLANAGRPGVAISRAVVTVPAYFNDKQRHATRIAGTRAGLQQVELLPEPTAAAISYAHDAGDALTILVYDFGGGTFDASLITAAENTFIESAKAGDLWLGGNDVDLALEAHVLQVVAREEGVADIQRLITRLPEGHRRRFTADLRQAVEQAKIALSGVERTMVSPATPLLDESGMQILIEVPLTRADLETHIASLVDRTVVICQQMLTEANFPLEALDRVLLVGGSAQIPLVQKRMRAAFGDRVVVHPRPMTAVAEGAAIVAAGLVEKVGTVSRDYFIRLIDNPRHCVVARNEVLPVRSSHTFVTVADGQRLLHLRFFNHDHVAGLDEPIGDMWLGLDKAYPKGTEVLALFDLDETCSVLQITASLKHNPAVKVSRTFSRGKADEAIYQELDGLLKQLGDGSFTQVGVERGLDIAVDVVQRANQVVDERTDQVRPEALAASQGAVKKLRQFVSPTINEAELARNMLRRLLSFAEDMLPAPTRKQADDLIERFEVALEEADEPALKRLTEETERLLEGLPPEVRLVWAALESCRHASQVNPQQAAAYHRQLEELRDAVRQGRGDEALRLFKVLSEAAGNAREDDTQVITDIGRAR
- a CDS encoding family 10 glycosylhydrolase; translated protein: MRLRRLAIPITLALAVTATPFLHNAPDHPAVPSRHTRAVFISQHGGALFHHTGTLDEVLHGVATSGYNEVYFGVYGLGGPFFPSRHGPSNPAYVPPWTDPLREAIRQAHRQGLRTGAWFEYGLMLQPGSAIARRHPEWLLRLPGGRSVVEGR
- a CDS encoding LysM domain-containing protein; its protein translation is MALGLTIGLLAGFPIGRGWASGPPQDRVAEANRTPQPPALVEGVATPTPLATRDLPVAAIAPVGEPRLYRVVPGDTLSALALAAYGDEERYDWLMHANPGIRPRALQVGSLLRIPPAPPPSAVPPAIRSIP